One genomic region from Fimbriimonadaceae bacterium encodes:
- a CDS encoding VF530 family DNA-binding protein, whose product MTTSHPRDPLHGITLETIVTTLVE is encoded by the coding sequence ATGACCACTTCCCATCCCCGCGATCCATTGCACGGCATTACGCTGGAGACCATCGTGACTACCTTGGTCGAG